AACCGACGAAAGCGCGTTCGCGTTCTTCCACCGGCGCCAGATAAGGCTCGCTGTCGGCGATCGCAAAGAGGCGAACGCGGATACGCTTGTCGCCGAAGCCCCCCAGCATAATATCCCCCGTTATCGCCGCCGGACAAAAATGGCGGCACAAAGAAAATCCTAGTGACCCCGCTCTGGCTGCGTGGTGCGTTTGGCACGGCCGGGCCATTTGTTGAAATCAACGACTTCAGCAGACAGCTTGACCGATTCCTGTACCATCTGCAGTTCTTTCTCCTGAAAGGAGCGTTCGAACTTGATGAACCACAGGAAGTTGGCATTCGAGCGGTCTTCGACCGTGGAATAGCACATGTCGGTCGGCGCGCGCTGCGATTTCATGGACAGGTAGTTGCGGCCGTTCGGCATTTCGCCCAGACGGGCGAACAAATCCATGCTGACTTTCGGGCGCTTCATGCCGGCTTTCATATAGCCGTGCTCGTCGAGCAGCATCTGGTGGATGATGCGCTTGTCGTGCAGTTTCGTTCGGCTGTCTTCGAAAAACTTGTCATACGCCGCACGGCTCGCTTCGCCGTTGTTCAGGGTGCGGAAATCCGTCTGCGCCTTCAGCTCGAAAATGCGGCTGACATCGGCGAGCGGCGTGGCAGAGATAAAATCCCACGCCTCGGACTGGCCGGCCAGACGCAGTTCCCATGCAACCTTCACCGATACCATCAGCACATCGGCCTGCTGCGCGCGGTTCACCAAAATCGCCTCGTCAGGCTCAAAGCTCAACGGGTTGACCAGCGCGCCGTTTTTGTGCTGGCCCGCACGGCGCAGTTCGCGCACCAGCAGGTTCAGCAGGTCGCCCTTCATGCGGTACGGGTTCAGGGTGATGATGCGGTCGTCGCCGCGCACGTAAAACTGCGAAGCGGGAGATTGCGTATCATATATAATAGTCAGCGTTTCCGGCTTGGCGTCCGCGAACAGGCTCTCGCCGGTGCGGCTTTGCATCAGGATGCTTTTCAGTTCCTCGACGGGAACCACATCGGCCTGCCAGCCGTTCTTATCGCAGACGCGGCCCTGATCCAGGCGCCAGTCCATGGCGGCACGATTGCTGAGATGGGTTTCTTTGGAACGCAGGCGTTTCGCCGTATCGCGAAAGCCGCGTTTTTCGGGTTTGGTTGTCTGGAACGTATCGTCCATGCCCGCATCTTTGCCCATGCTCTCTACCCTTTATATTCTTGTCACACACACCGCTCTCAAGAAATCAGGCTCCCCAGCCCTTTTTCCGCTCAAGCAAACAGCGAAACTTCCCTTACATTCATCATGGGGGGTAGATGGTTAACATCTCCTTTTACGAAGTCGAAATAGCAGCAATATTAGTTGATTACGGAAACAAAACCGACATTTTTGGGATAAAAGAACCACAGAATAAGAATAATCTTGCTGTAAATCGGCAAAATTTATTGATTTTCGTCAGTCATTCTCGGAATTGATTCGATTATCCCTAATCGGGACAAGCACTTAAGCTGCGCCAGCAGCATGCTTTTCTGCATCCAGCGCAAACGCGGCATCCGTTCGGGCACATCGCGATATGCCTGATCGGCAAAGTAGCCCGAAAGCGATGCCAGCATCGCAACCGCATCATCAGTGATATAAGAGCCGAATTGCTCCATCAGCTCTTCGATTTTGCCAAGACCTTCTGCTTCGAGGTTCGAAAACAAAAACATTTGATCAAAAACCAGCGGGCCGAAGCACGCATTCGGCCAATCGACCGCATAGGCACGATCCTTACTGAAAATAAAGTTGTCGAGACGCAGGTCGCCGTGCACAAGCCCTTCGGGTGCCCCTAAACGTGCAGCGCGGATCTGCCATTCTGTCAAGGCCTCGATGCTTTTTTCAAACCATGCGTTCGCGGCAGCCTGATCGTCGAAGAGCGTCAGGAATTTTTTTCGGATCGCCGGGTCGTTTTTCAGGCGCTGCCATTTCTTGTCGACCGAAAAAAACTGGCTGATATAAACCTGTTCCCGCACCGAAGGCAGGACTTCTTTTGCGCCGTCAAACTTCTGCCATGCGCGGAACAGGTCCATCAGCCGCGGCAACGATGCAAGCGCCGGATCGTGATCGACGTATTCCCATACGCCCAGCATCCATCCGTCTTCTTCGCCGTCCGACACCACGCCGATATAGGGCGGCGATGCGTCGCGCAGCGCCTCGACAATCTGGTACGCGGAAATTTCCTGCGCAAGGTTCGCAGACCCATGCGCAGTTTCAGCGGGATGCGTGCCTTTGGCGAATACCTTGCGGCCCGATGCCAGCGTCATGATAAAGCCAGCCGATGCGGAAAGGCCGCCAAAAGCCGTGTTTGACGATACGATTTTATCGCCGCACAGTTTTTCAAGCTGTCGGAAGATGCCGGGGGGAAGGTCGGAAAACTCTGGTTTTTTTTCGCGGGCGTCGGGCTGTCTGATAAGCGCGACCATGATGTTACGCGGCTGCATCCTGCAGCACGGGCATACCTTCAATCTTCAGCTCTTCATCCGACATGCTGACAAGGCCGTCCTTCTTCACATGCACCTTGGTGCGGAACAGGCTGTCCTTGAACACCATGAAGGCGAGCAGGTTGTAGGTCCCGTCTGAATCCTGCGACACCAGCGTCACGGGCTGCAGCATTTCCTGCATCACCTTGCGGCCCTGCAGCGGCGGCTCGATCTGCCAGCGGATATCATCGATGGTCTCGATGATCAGGAAGCGGCCATGGCGGCCGCGCACATAATTGAAGAAAAACTTCACGTATTCGACGACGGTGTTGCTGTCGAGCGTGATCGGCGCTTTTTCGTTCGTCTCGTAAATCGCCTGGTTCGTCCAGTTGACAACATTCACATCACCGGGCTTATAGATGGCATATTTGCGTGCGCCCGGTACGGCCGACAGGTCGGTCAGTTCGAACAGTTCGTAACCTTTGTAGAAGGGCAGTTTCTGGCTGCGAACGGTTGTGCTCTCCATCGAGAAAGGCACGGGTTCCAGCTGCGGGTTGATCTCGCTCAGGATCCGCGCCGCTTTTTCTGCGTCCAGTTTCTGCCAGTCTTCCGACATTTTAAGACCTTGTGTTTGTTGTTTCATCCTAGCGCAGATTTTAACCGCGTGAAAAGCGTGTTTTCGGCAGTAAAAGGGGCAGATGTGGATAAGCCTTTGGATAACCCTGCGCGCAAGTTCGGGGGCAGAATTTTTCAGGGATAACTCCCCGAGTCCGAACAAGGACTTAACAAGGGACTCGCGGGATGGACTCTGGAATAGAATAACGTGGATAACTCGTGTTTACGGAATCATTAGTTATCCCCGTTATCCACAGCTGCGAAGAATTAAGGGAATCCAGCAGCCTAGGCATGTTTTGCGTCAAACTGTTCTTTCTTGCCTGTCGCCGGCGCGGTGCAGCTTTGAGGATAAAAGCCGACCGCGCCATTTATCCCCGTTAATCACCGCACAACAAACTACTACTAAAAGATTCTAATACTTATATATATTCAGGTTCTCAAAACGGGAAACACATGTCTCAAGCTTCGGCACCGCAAACGATTATATCCAGTCCCTTCCTTAGGGCTTTGCAAGGCATAGCACAAACGCCAACGCCCTTCTGGCTAATGCGGCAGGCGGGACGCTACCTGCCGGAATACCGTGCCCTGCGCGCGACGGCAGGCTCCTTCTTGGACCTGTGCTTCAATCCGGAATTTGCTGCCGAAGTGACTCTACAGCCGATCCGTCGCTTCGATATGGATGCCGCTATCCTCTTTTCCGATATTCTGGTCATTCCCCACGCGCTGGGGCAGGAGCTTGATTTCGTCGTAGGCGAGGGGCCGAGGCTGGGCGAACTCGATGTTGCGAGACTTTCCTACGATGCTGACAGGTTATCACCGGTTTACGAAACCATTCGCCGTGTGCGGCGCGAACTTGCGCCCGACAAGGCGCTGATCGGCTTTGCGGGCGCGCCATGGACTGTCGCCTGCTATATGGTGGACGGGCAGGGCGGTGGCGAATTCCTGCGCACAAAAACTTTCGCTTATAAAAATCCCGAAGCCTTTGATGCGTTGATTGGCAAGGTGGTCGATGCAACGGTCACTTATCTGGTCGCGCAGGTGCGCGCAGGTGCGGATGCCTTACAATTGTTCGACAGCTGGTCGGGACTGTTACCGGAACCTTACTTTACGCGCTGGGTTATCAAACCGTCTCAGGAAATCCGCAAGCGCCTTGCAAAAGAATGCCCGCAAACGCCGATGATCGGCTTTCCGCGCGGCGCGGGCGGGTTGTGTCACCGTTACGCGGAACAAACGGGTTTTAACGGTATCGGCCTTGATACGCAGGTACCGCTCGACTGGGCCATCGCAAATTTCGGCAAGGGCAGGTGCCTGCAGGGAAACCTCGACCCCGTATTGCTATTGACGGGCGGCGTGGCTCTGGAACAGGGCGTACGGAATATACTGGATGCCGCCCGCGGCCAGCCGTTTATTTTCAACCTCGGCCATGGCGTGATTAAAGAAACCCCGCCGGAACATGTCGCACTGCTCGCCAAAACAATCCGGAGCTACCGCTGATGAAAACAGCCGTTGTCCTGTTCAACCTCGGCGGGCCGCTCCAGAAAGCGGATATCAAGCCCTTCCTGTTCAATTTCTTCATGGACAAGAATATCATCGCAGCGCCGCTGCCGATCCGTTATTTCATCGCCAAATATATCTCCCGTACGCGCGGCGAAGGGGCTGCTCTGGAGGCCTATGGACGTCTCGGGTTCAAATCGCCCCTGCTGCAAAACACGCAGGCACAGGCGCGGGCGCTGGAGGCTGCGCTGAACAAGCGCATGCCGAATGTGAATGACATGGTCGAAGTTTTCGTCTCCATGCGTTATTGGGAACCCTCCGCCGAAGATACCGTCGACGCGCTGGAAGCTTACAGGCCTGACCGCATCGTCATGCTTCCGCTTTATCCCGAATATTCGACGACGACGACGAAATCTTCGTTCGAAAACTTCTGGCGCGCTGTGCAGGCGGCAGATGGCGACCTGCATAAAAACTGGGACGATATCGCCGTGCATCGCATCGGCTGCTATCCGCTGATGAAGGGATTCATAGATGCGTCGGCAGAGCTTATTGTAAACATTTTGAAACAGGCACCCGCCAATACCCGCGTATTGTTTTCGGCGCACGGCCTGCCGGAAAAAATCGTGCAGGGCGGCGACCCGTATCAGGATCATTGCGAAAAATCCGCTGCGGCGATTGCCGCAAAGCTTGGCTTGTCTGCTAACCAGTGGCGTATCTGCTATCAAAGCCGCATCGGCCCGCTGAAATGGATCGGACCTTCTATCCGCGAGGAACTGGAACAGGCAGCGAAGGACCAGGTGGGCGTTGTGATATATCCCCACGCCTTTGTTTCCGAACATGTGGAAACGCTGGTCGAGCTGGACGAAGAATTCAAGAAAGAAGCCGAGCATCTGGGCGTGCCATACTATGCGCGCGTGCCGACCGTATCGACGCATCCCCTGTTCATCGACGGGCTTGCCGATATGGTGATGGAAGAAATTGCCGGAAAGGAACAACCACGCATCTGCGGCGGAAAATTTAGCCGTTGCGGGTGCATCAAGGAGGCCGGATGAAAGAATTCATCTTCGCGCATTACGATGTATTCAAATCGCTGCACCTGATAGCGGTCATTTCATGGATGGCAGGGCTATTGTACCTGCCGCGCCTGTTTGTCTATCACGCCGATGCCGACAAGGGGTCGGAGCTTTCCGAAACGCTGAAGATCATGGAACGCAAGTTGTTGCGGCTCATTATGAACCCCGCCATGATCGCCGCTTATGTTTTCGGCAGCCTGATGCTCTGGGCGAATGCCGACCTGCTGAAAATGCCCTGGATGCATGTCAAGATTACGCTGGTTGTGCTGATGACCGTCTTTCATCATGCGCTGGGCCGCTGGCGGAAGGCATTCGTGGCCGATGCCAACAAGCACAGCCATAAATTTTACCGCCGCGTGAACGAAATCCCGACCATTCTGATGATCCTCATCGTCTTTATGGTCATTACGAAGCCTTTCTGATTCCATAATGATTCCAAGACGCTAGTTTTACTTAATACTTTAGCGTTGACATACAAAGGCTTCTTTGTTAAAACTTAAAGTATCAAGCCTTAAATCAAAGGGCAGACCCCGCCGGAATTTCCGTGGCGGGCGTGGCATCCAAAAAAAACATCAGCCATCACGCCAAAACAAAATTCCCATCACCGCAACACGACTTTTCCCGACCTAAAAGAACGAAAGAACAACACAAGTGGCAAAACCCCCCAGACATTCCGGCAGCCGTCACGGCGGCGGATCCCGTCATCACGGCGGACACGGCGGCAACAATAACGACGGAAACGATTTCCCGCATCAGGGCCCGCAATCCGATGTGACGCCTGAAGAAGAAGCCGCCGCTGCGAAGCGCGACCCTAATGCCAAGGTCATGGACCTGCATGAACTGAAAACCAAATCACCCGCCGACCTGCTGGCCTATGCCGAAAGCCTCCAGTTGGAAAACGCCTCGGCCATGCGCAAACAGGAAATGATGTTTGCGATCCTGAAACGCCTTGCCGAACAGGATGTGCCAATCCTGGGCGCCGGCGTGCTGGAAGTATTGCAGGACGGCTTCGGCTTCCTGCGCAGCCCGGAAGAAAACTACCTGCCGGGCCCCGACGACATTTACGTTTCTCCCTCCCAGATCAAGCGTTTCGGCCTGCGCACCGGCGACACCGTCGAAGGCGAAATCCGCGCGCCGAAGGATAACGAGCGCTACTTCGCTCTCCTGCGCGTCAACCAGATCAACTTCGAAAGCCCGGAAAACATCCGTCACCGGATCAACTTCGACAACCTGACCCCGCTTTACCCAGACCGCAAGATCAAGCTGGAACTGGACGACCCGACCGACAAGGGCGGCGGCGTCAAGAAAGAAACCAAGACCAACAAGAACGCAGCCGTGCAGCTGCAGCGCGTGATCGAACTGGTCTCGCCGCTCGGCTTCGGCCAGCGCGCGCTGATCGTGG
This sequence is a window from Alphaproteobacteria bacterium. Protein-coding genes within it:
- a CDS encoding phosphotransferase, translating into MVALIRQPDAREKKPEFSDLPPGIFRQLEKLCGDKIVSSNTAFGGLSASAGFIMTLASGRKVFAKGTHPAETAHGSANLAQEISAYQIVEALRDASPPYIGVVSDGEEDGWMLGVWEYVDHDPALASLPRLMDLFRAWQKFDGAKEVLPSVREQVYISQFFSVDKKWQRLKNDPAIRKKFLTLFDDQAAANAWFEKSIEALTEWQIRAARLGAPEGLVHGDLRLDNFIFSKDRAYAVDWPNACFGPLVFDQMFLFSNLEAEGLGKIEELMEQFGSYITDDAVAMLASLSGYFADQAYRDVPERMPRLRWMQKSMLLAQLKCLSRLGIIESIPRMTDENQ
- the hemJ gene encoding protoporphyrinogen oxidase HemJ translates to MKEFIFAHYDVFKSLHLIAVISWMAGLLYLPRLFVYHADADKGSELSETLKIMERKLLRLIMNPAMIAAYVFGSLMLWANADLLKMPWMHVKITLVVLMTVFHHALGRWRKAFVADANKHSHKFYRRVNEIPTILMILIVFMVITKPF
- the hemH gene encoding ferrochelatase; protein product: MKTAVVLFNLGGPLQKADIKPFLFNFFMDKNIIAAPLPIRYFIAKYISRTRGEGAALEAYGRLGFKSPLLQNTQAQARALEAALNKRMPNVNDMVEVFVSMRYWEPSAEDTVDALEAYRPDRIVMLPLYPEYSTTTTKSSFENFWRAVQAADGDLHKNWDDIAVHRIGCYPLMKGFIDASAELIVNILKQAPANTRVLFSAHGLPEKIVQGGDPYQDHCEKSAAAIAAKLGLSANQWRICYQSRIGPLKWIGPSIREELEQAAKDQVGVVIYPHAFVSEHVETLVELDEEFKKEAEHLGVPYYARVPTVSTHPLFIDGLADMVMEEIAGKEQPRICGGKFSRCGCIKEAG
- a CDS encoding uroporphyrinogen decarboxylase, whose protein sequence is MSQASAPQTIISSPFLRALQGIAQTPTPFWLMRQAGRYLPEYRALRATAGSFLDLCFNPEFAAEVTLQPIRRFDMDAAILFSDILVIPHALGQELDFVVGEGPRLGELDVARLSYDADRLSPVYETIRRVRRELAPDKALIGFAGAPWTVACYMVDGQGGGEFLRTKTFAYKNPEAFDALIGKVVDATVTYLVAQVRAGADALQLFDSWSGLLPEPYFTRWVIKPSQEIRKRLAKECPQTPMIGFPRGAGGLCHRYAEQTGFNGIGLDTQVPLDWAIANFGKGRCLQGNLDPVLLLTGGVALEQGVRNILDAARGQPFIFNLGHGVIKETPPEHVALLAKTIRSYR